A segment of the Bradyrhizobium sp. CCBAU 53340 genome:
CGCCCTGTGCAAAGACGTCGGCGAGGCGGTTGCGCAACTTGAGGAGATGTCGCGTCCAGGCCAGCTTGAGCTGACCATCCGGCCAGCTCTTGATCAGTTCACTCCAATGCGGTGTATCCAGGGACGCCAGCGCGGCCTTCCGTGCAGCAAAATCCACGGCGCGGCGGTTGTCGGGATCGACCAGCGACAGGTCCCAGTATTCGGTGCCCTGGTAAAAATCGGATACGCCCGGCAGCGTCGCCTTGAGCGTGAGCTGACTCAGCGAGTTCAGCGCACCGAGCAGCGCGACGCGGCGGGCCAGGGTCTGGAGCGCCTGCAAGAATTCGCCTGACAGCGCGGGATCGAGGATCTTGGCGATGAAGCTCGTGACGCCGTTCTCATACGCTTGATGCGGATTGAGCCAGCTGGTCTCTTCCTTGCCCTCGCGCGCCGCCTTGAGCGCATAGGCCTGAATGCGCTCGACGAAGCCGGCATCCGGCCCCGCAAGCGGCAATGCGCCGAGCAGGGTCTGGTAGAGCATGTACTCGAACGTCGCCGATGGCGCGCGCAGATGGCCGTGCAGCGATAGGTGCGGCGCGTTCAGCACCTTCCAGCGCGCGACTGCGCTGGTCCATTCGCCCGGCAGTTCGCTTAGCGCCGCGATCCGCACCCGGGCGTCCTCGCCGCGCTTGGTGTCATGGGTGGCCGTCGCCGTCATTCCCAGTGGCCATTCCTTGGCCCGGGCCCGCATCGCCTCGTGGAAGGCGGCAATGGAAAGGCCCTTGCTCGCGGGATCGCCGCCGACCTCGTTCAAGGCGAGCAGACTGTGGAATTGATAGAACGCGGTGTCCTCCAGCGACTTCGCCATGACAGGCCCGGTGAATTGTTGCACCTTCAGCGCAAAACGGCGCACGCGCGGCGCGCTGTGCGGTGGACGGCCGGGCCTGAGCAGGTCCATGGTGAGAGCATCGCGCAGGAAGTCGAAAATGCCCTCGTCGGCCGCGAACCATTCGGCGCGGGCGCGCGCGATGGTGTCGTCGATCAGCTTGCGGTCATCGGCGGTCGGGCCGCTATGCGTCAGATAGGTGCGGTAGACCGGGAAGTGCAGCACGTACAATTCCAGCGCCTGCCGCAGGCTGTCTGCGGAGAAGTCGCGGGTCGAGTAGTGGCCATTGGCAATTCGCGCCAGCAGCCGCGTCAACACAGTAAATTCGCTGGTCAGGAGCGTTTCCAGCACGCGGCGTTTGGCGTCCTTGACGTAAGGCGCGAGCCGTGGCGGCCGGTTGCTGATCTGCCGCCAGGTCTCGTCCAGCGCCTCAAGTCCCTTGGCGTCGACTAGGACCTGGGTGATGACGTTCATCCATTCATAGCCGGTGGTGCCCTGAACGCCGGCGAAGTGCGGCAGCCGCTCGTGCTCGCACAGGATCTTCTCGATCACCGTGTAGAACGGCTTTGTGTTGCCTTGCGCGTCGCGCACCAGCCGGCGCAGCCGCTGGCAATATTGCGCGGGATCGCGCAGGCCGTCGATGTGATCGAGGCGGATGCCTTGCAGCCTGCCGTCGGCAACGAGCTGTTTCACCAGCCGGTGCGTGGCGGCAAAGGTGCTCGCGTCCTCGACGCGCAGGCCCGCAAGCCCATTGACGTCGAAGAAACGGCGATAGTTGATGTCGCTGGAGGCCAGCCGCCAATGGCCGAGCTTGTAGTTCTGCCGCTCCAAGAGATGATGCAGCGCCAGCGTCTGCGCCGGGCGATCCTTGGCTGCGCGATAGGCGGCAAGGCCGTGGATGATGATGTCGGCGCTGCCCGTGATCTCCATCAGCTCGGCCTTGAAGCTCGGAGCTTCCTTGCGGTTCGGCCGCCGCAGGCCGGTGTAGCGCGTGGCGAGCGAGAGCAGGCGCTTGCCGGCGACCGTATCTGCGGCGTCGGCCTCCTTCACGATCATCCGCAGGATCTCGCCATAACGCTCCGGCGCGATGGGCAGGCGATGCTCGAAATACCAGGCGGAAAAGCTGCCTTCGCCTGCGTCGTAGCGCAGCTCGATGTCGCCGCGCTCGAGCGCCTCGCCATAGGAGACGCCGAGGATCGGCAGCAGTACGCCCCCGCGGGCCCGATAGGCCAGCTGGTCCCAGTCGATGTCGAAGGAGACGGCATGCGGCGAGGCCTGGCCCCATTCCAGCACATCGAGCCACCAGGGATTGTCGGCGAAGTGCACGCCGACATGGTTGGGCACGAAATCGATGATCAGTCCGAGGTCGTGCTTGGTCAGCGCCTCGCTCAGCCGCGCAAAACCCGCCTCGCCACCGAGCTCTGGATTGAATTGGCTGTGATCGACGGTGTCGTAGCCATGCGTGGAGCCCTTGCGGGCCTTCATCACCGGCGAGGCATAGAGATGCGTGATGCCGAGCGCCTTCAGATAGGGCACGATAGAAGCGGCCTTGTCGAAGTCGAAATCGGCCGTGAGCTGAAGCCGATATGTCGCGAGTGGAATCGCGGAAGGCATATCAACCTCCGAGATGCCAGACCACAGACCATGGTGGAAGCCGATCGGCCGCGCTGCCCCAGATCGGCGCGCCGGCCTTGTTGCCGGAATACGCGATGTCCTTGTCGGAGAGATTGGCGACCAGGCGCAGCGTGGCGCCGTCGCCCATGTGCCAGTGCGCCGTGAGCAGTCCGTTGTCAACTGCCTCGGCATCGCCGAAGCGCGCGCCCTTCAACCGCGGCATGATCTCCTTGCGGCGAAGGGCGAGGAGCTCTCGCACCAATCCAAGCCGCGCTTCCTGCTGCGGCGAGCGGCCGGTCCAGTCGAGCACGGCCGATTGCGGCGTTGCCGGATCGAGCGGATCCGGCACCTCGTCACCGAATTTCGCATACGCCCAGGCATATTCCTGCTTGCGGCCCTTGCGCACGGCATCCGCGAGCCCGCCCTGGAAATCGCAGAAGAACGGGAAGGGGACCTGCGAGCCCCATTCCTCGCCTTGAAACAGCATCGGCACCATCGGCGCGAGCAGCGTCACCGCGAGCGCGGCCTCGATCGCTCTCGGCGATGCCAGGCTCTCGAGCCGGTCGCCCAGCGGACGGTTGCCGATCTGGTCGTGATTTTGCAGGAAGTTGACGAAGGTGGCCGGCGGCAGCGCGCCGCTCGCCTCGCCACGCGGCTTCTTGCCCCAGAATTCCGAGATCTCGCCCTGGTAGACGAAGCCGGACGCGAGCGCGCGGGCCAGATCCATGCGCGGGGTCTGGTAGTCGGCATAATATCCGGCGTGCTCGCCGGTCAGCATCACATGCCAGACATGGTGATAGTCGTCGTTCCACTGCGCACGATATTTACCGCCCGGCGGCTCCTGCGCGGCGTCGAGCAGGCTGGCGCGATTGTCGCCGTTCTCCAGCACGAGATGGATGCGGCGGCCCGTGACCCTGGCGAGCTCGCCGGTGGCGACGCTGAGGTCCTGCAGCATCGACTGCTCGCCGGGGATCGCCATGATGTGGTTGGCGGCATCGAGCCGCAAGCCGTCGAAGCGGTAGTCGGTGAGCCAGGACAGTGCGTTCTCGACCGCGAAGGCGCGGACCTGCGGCACGCGATAATCGATCGCGCTGCCCCAGGGCGTATGCGCGTCGGTGAAAAAGCTTGGCGCATAACGGCCGAGATAGTTTCCTTCAGGACCGAAATGATTGTAGACGACGTCCAGAAACACCATCAGCCCGCGCAGATGGGCCTCGTCGATCAGCGTCTTCAGATCTTCCGGGCGGCCATAGGCGCTGTCGGGCGCGTACCACAGCACGCCGTCATAGCCCCAGCCGCAGCGGCCCGCGAAATCGGCGAGCGGCATCAGCTCCAGCGCCGTGATACCGGTCGCAACGAGATGATCGAGCTTGTCGATCATGGCACGGTAGCTGCCTTCGCGCGTGAAGGTGCCGACATGCGTCTCGACCAGCACCGTCTCTTCCCACGGGCGGCCGCGCCAATCTTTCGCGCGCCATGCGAAGCCGTCGTGATCGATCACCTCGCTCGGGCCGAACACGTCCTCGGGCTGGAATGCGGACGCCGGATCGGGCACGTCGATCTCGTCATCGATCCTGAACTTGTAGGGGCTGCCGACGGGCAGGCCGCCGATCTCGGCGACATACCAGCCATCCTGTCGGCGCTGCATGGCATGTCGTCGGTCGAGCAGGAGATCGACACGGCGTGCGCCCGGCGCCCACAGTCGGAACGACACGCCGTCCTTGGTCGGCTTCGCCCCGAAGGATGGTCTCATAACGCCCCCGCGAAGGCGAGCACGGAGCGCGGCGGCGCCTTGCTGTCGCTTCCGGGCAGGAAATCAATGCTGTTCAGCTTGGCATCCGTCGTGTTCAGGATTTGCTGCCAGCTCTTGTATTCGGTCATTTTGGGCAATTTGAATGCGATTTCTTCGGGGGCGGCGTTCAATACGATAAAGATCGCCGCCCGGCCCGGTTCCATCGGACCCATCACATAAGAGAGGAACCGCCCATCCGGGAATGTCCAGTCGCTCTCGGTCATCTCGTTGCCTTCGGGCGTCAGCCACAGCGCGCCGTAGGAGATGCCGTCCTTGGGCCGGCCGTCGAGCCAGCGATGGCTGCGAAGCTGCGAGAAGCGATGGCGAATGTCGGTGAGACCGGCGACGAAATCGACCATGTCGTCGTCGTCCTTGCCAAGATTGTCCCAGCCGACCCAACCGACCTCGTTGTCCTGGCAATAGGCGTTGTTGTTGCCGGATTGCGTGTTGCCGACCTCGTCGCCGGCGAGGATCAGCGGAACGCCCTGCGCCAGCATCAGGCAGGCCAGCGCGTTCTTGCGCAGCTGCCGCCGCAGCGCCAGGATATTCGGATCGTCGGTCGGGCCCTCGACGCCGCAATTGTTGCTGTGGTTGTCGTTGGAGCCGTCGCGATTGTCCTCGCCGTTGGCCTCGTTGTGCTTCTCGTTGTAGCTGAAGAGGTCGGCCAGCGTGAACCCGTCATGGACGGTGATGTGGTTGATGCTGGCGCGCGGCCGCCGGCCGTCATGATTGAACAGGTCCGAGGACGCCGTCATGCGGCTGGAGATGTCGCCGATCAGGCTGCCTTCGCCGCTCCAGTAGCGGCGCATGGCGCTGCGATAGCGATCGTTCCACTCCGACCATTGCGATGGGAAGGCGCCGACCTGGTAGCCGCCGAGGCCAAGGTCCCACGGCTCGGCGACGAGCTTGACGGTGGCGAGCACAGGGTCCTGGCGGATCGCGGTGAGGAATGAGATGCCGCGATCAAAACCATTGGGCCCGCGCGCGAGCGTGGTGGCAAGGTCGAAGCGAAAACCATCGACATGGCAGACCTCGACCCAGTAGCGCAGGCTATCCATCACCATCTGCAGCACGCGCGGATGGGTCAGGTTCACCGAGGAGCCGCAGCCGGTGAAGTCGTCGTAATAGCGCGGGTTCTCGCGGTTCAGCCAGTAATAGGAGGCATTGTCGATGCCGCGATAGCACAGCGTCGGGCCGAGATGGTTGCCTTCGGCGGTGTGGTTGTAGACGACATCTAGCATCACTTCGATGCCGGCATCGTGCAGGCGCGCCACCGTGGTGCGGAAGGAATCCAGCGCGTTGTCCTGGGCATAGCGCTGCTCCGGCGCGAAGAAGGACAGCGTGTTGTAGCCCCAGTAATTGGCGAGCTTCTTCTCCACCAGGATGCGGTCGTCGACGAAGCTGTGGATCGGCAGCAGTTCGACGGTCGTGACGCCGAGCTTCTTCAAATGTTCGATCATCGCCGGCGACGACAGGCCGCCATAGGTGCCGCGCAGATTTGGCGGCACGTCGTCACGCTTCTGCGTCAGGCCCTTGACGTGGGCCTCGTAGATGATGGTGTCTTCCCAGGGGATGTTGGGCCGGATCTCGCGCCGGCCCCAGTTGAAGGTCTCGTCGACCACGACGGCCTTGGGCATGCCGCGCGCATTGTCGCGCCGGTCGAACGACAAATCCTCGCGTGCCGAGCCGGTGCGATAGGCGAAATGCGCATCGCTCCAGACCAGCCGCCCGGCAAGGCGCTTGGCGTAGGGATCGAGCAGCAGCTTGTTGGCGTTGAAGCGGTGACCGTGCTCGGGCTCATAGGGGCCGTGCACGCGATAGCCGTAGAGCTGGCCAGGCGAGACGTCGTTGAGATAGCCATGCCAGACATCTTCGGTACGTTCAGGCAGCTCGATGCGCTCGAGCTCGCGTCGGCCTTGCGTGTCGAACAGGCAGAGCTCGACCTTCTGCGCATGGGCTGAGAACAGCGCGAAGTTGGTGCCGCGTCCGTCCCAGCTTGCCCCGAGACGCGCGGGCGATCCAGCAGTCAGACGCATCGGTCAGCTTTCCGGAACGAGGAAGATCGCGGCGAGTGGCGGAATGGTGAGGCGGAGCTCGGGCGCCTTGCCGTCAACGGTCTGAACCTCGCCGATGTTCCCGACATTGGTGCCGCCATAATGGGCGGAGTCCGAGTTGAACACCTCTTTCCACTTGCCGGCGAAGGGCACGCGCACACGGTAATTGCGATAGACGTTGGGCGAGAAGTTGATGACCACGAGACACCGCGCGTGCTCGTCAAAGCCCTTGCGCAGCCAGGCGAACACGTTGCGGTTGGCATCGTCAGTGATCAGCCATTCGAAGCCGGCCTGGTCGCAATCCATCTGGTGCAGCGCCGGCACCGCGCGATAGAGCCGGTTGAGGTCGCGGACCAGCGCCTGGACGCCGGAATGGTATTTGTATTCAAGCAGGTGCCAGTCGAGCGACTGGTCGTGATTCCATTCGCGGCTCTGTGCGATCTCGCCGCCCATGAACAACAGCTTCTTGCCGGGATGGCCGAACATGAAGCTGTAATAGGCGCGCAAATTCGCAAAGCGCTGCCACTCATCGCCGGGCATGCGGCCGAAGATCGAGCGCTTGCCGTGAACGACCTCGTCATGCGACAGCGGCAGGATGAAGTTTTCAGAGAAAGCGTAGTGCAGGCCGAACAGGATTTCGCCGTGGTGATATTTGCGGTGGATCGGATCCTTGCTGATGTAGTTCAGCGTGTCGTGCATCCAGCCCATGTTCCACTTGTAACCGAAGCCGAGCCCGCCGAATTCGACCGGGCGCGAGACCTGCGGCCACGCTGTGGATTCTTCCGCCGCCGTGGTTGCCTGCGGGAAGCGAGCAAACAATTCGGTGTTGAAACGGCGCAGGAAGTTGATCGCCTCGATATTCTCGCGGCCGCCATACTGGTTCGGAACCCAGGCGCCAGGCGGGCGGCTGTAGTCGAGATAGAGCATGGACGCAACCGCATCGACGCGCAGGCCGTCGATCGCGTAGCGCTCCAACCAGAACAGCGCGTTCGACACCAGGAAGTTGGTCACTTCGGTGCGGCCGTAATTGTAGATCAGCGTACCCCAGTCGAGATGGCGGCCCTGCAGCGGATTGGCATGCTCGTACAGCGCAGTGCCGTCGAAGCTGCCGAGCCCGTGCGGATCGTCGGGGAAATGACCGGGCACCCAGTCGAGCAGCACGCCGATGCCCTCGCGATGGCAGGCGTCGACCAGCGCGGCAAAATCCTCAGGTCCGCCGAACCGGCTGGTCGGCGCATAGAGCCCGGTCGGCTGATAACCCCAGGAGCCGTCGAACGGATGCTCGCTCACGGGCAGGAATTCGAGATGCGTAAAACCCATGTCGCGGGCATAGGCCGGCAATTGCTCGGCGAGCTCGCGATAGGTCAGCCATTCATTGCCGTCCTTGCGTCGCCACGAGCCGAGATGGACCTCGTAGATCGACATCGGCGCCGACAGCGCGTTGATGCCGTCAGGGGCCGGCCGCGGCCGCGGCAAATGCGCCTCGTCGAACACGATCGACGCAGTCTTCGGCCGAACTTCGCTCGCGAACGCCATGGGATCGGATTTCAGCGGCAGCAGATGGCCGTGCGGCCCGATGATCTCGAATTTGTAATGGTCGCCCGCCTTGGCGTTCGGGATGAACAATTCCCAATAGCCGGCGCCGCGCACCCGCATCGGGTGCCGCCGCCCGTCCCAGAAATTGAAATCGCCGACCACGGACACGCGCCGCGCGTTCGGCGCCAGCACGACGAAGCCGATGCCGTCGATGCCTTCCAGCCGCATCGGGTGCGCACCGAGCTTGTCGTAGAGACGCTGATGGGTGCCTTCGCCGAGCAAATAGAGGTCGAAATCGGTCAGGATCGGCGGAAAGCGATAGGCGTCCTCGAACTCGACGACATTGTCACCGAATTTGGCGCGAAGCTGGTAGTGCCTGGAGCCGTTGGGCAGGGCGCCGATGAACAGGCCTGACGCGTGGACGCGATCGAGCCTCGCCACCTCGCCGTGCTCACCGACGGCCTCGACATTGGAGGCCTCTGGCAGGAAGGCGCGCACCACGCTTCTACCGCCCTCGGGATGCATCCCGAG
Coding sequences within it:
- the treY gene encoding malto-oligosyltrehalose synthase, whose amino-acid sequence is MPSAIPLATYRLQLTADFDFDKAASIVPYLKALGITHLYASPVMKARKGSTHGYDTVDHSQFNPELGGEAGFARLSEALTKHDLGLIIDFVPNHVGVHFADNPWWLDVLEWGQASPHAVSFDIDWDQLAYRARGGVLLPILGVSYGEALERGDIELRYDAGEGSFSAWYFEHRLPIAPERYGEILRMIVKEADAADTVAGKRLLSLATRYTGLRRPNRKEAPSFKAELMEITGSADIIIHGLAAYRAAKDRPAQTLALHHLLERQNYKLGHWRLASSDINYRRFFDVNGLAGLRVEDASTFAATHRLVKQLVADGRLQGIRLDHIDGLRDPAQYCQRLRRLVRDAQGNTKPFYTVIEKILCEHERLPHFAGVQGTTGYEWMNVITQVLVDAKGLEALDETWRQISNRPPRLAPYVKDAKRRVLETLLTSEFTVLTRLLARIANGHYSTRDFSADSLRQALELYVLHFPVYRTYLTHSGPTADDRKLIDDTIARARAEWFAADEGIFDFLRDALTMDLLRPGRPPHSAPRVRRFALKVQQFTGPVMAKSLEDTAFYQFHSLLALNEVGGDPASKGLSIAAFHEAMRARAKEWPLGMTATATHDTKRGEDARVRIAALSELPGEWTSAVARWKVLNAPHLSLHGHLRAPSATFEYMLYQTLLGALPLAGPDAGFVERIQAYALKAAREGKEETSWLNPHQAYENGVTSFIAKILDPALSGEFLQALQTLARRVALLGALNSLSQLTLKATLPGVSDFYQGTEYWDLSLVDPDNRRAVDFAARKAALASLDTPHWSELIKSWPDGQLKLAWTRHLLKLRNRLADVFAQGDYQPLEVRGAHADHVIAFARRHGRAAAIVVVGCRFAPFTQAGREWPALEGFDATVDITGYSAPDLVNGELPVAQAFRDFPAAVLEARTASTMRPRQRVST
- the treZ gene encoding malto-oligosyltrehalose trehalohydrolase produces the protein MRPSFGAKPTKDGVSFRLWAPGARRVDLLLDRRHAMQRRQDGWYVAEIGGLPVGSPYKFRIDDEIDVPDPASAFQPEDVFGPSEVIDHDGFAWRAKDWRGRPWEETVLVETHVGTFTREGSYRAMIDKLDHLVATGITALELMPLADFAGRCGWGYDGVLWYAPDSAYGRPEDLKTLIDEAHLRGLMVFLDVVYNHFGPEGNYLGRYAPSFFTDAHTPWGSAIDYRVPQVRAFAVENALSWLTDYRFDGLRLDAANHIMAIPGEQSMLQDLSVATGELARVTGRRIHLVLENGDNRASLLDAAQEPPGGKYRAQWNDDYHHVWHVMLTGEHAGYYADYQTPRMDLARALASGFVYQGEISEFWGKKPRGEASGALPPATFVNFLQNHDQIGNRPLGDRLESLASPRAIEAALAVTLLAPMVPMLFQGEEWGSQVPFPFFCDFQGGLADAVRKGRKQEYAWAYAKFGDEVPDPLDPATPQSAVLDWTGRSPQQEARLGLVRELLALRRKEIMPRLKGARFGDAEAVDNGLLTAHWHMGDGATLRLVANLSDKDIAYSGNKAGAPIWGSAADRLPPWSVVWHLGG
- the glgX gene encoding glycogen debranching protein GlgX, which translates into the protein MRLTAGSPARLGASWDGRGTNFALFSAHAQKVELCLFDTQGRRELERIELPERTEDVWHGYLNDVSPGQLYGYRVHGPYEPEHGHRFNANKLLLDPYAKRLAGRLVWSDAHFAYRTGSAREDLSFDRRDNARGMPKAVVVDETFNWGRREIRPNIPWEDTIIYEAHVKGLTQKRDDVPPNLRGTYGGLSSPAMIEHLKKLGVTTVELLPIHSFVDDRILVEKKLANYWGYNTLSFFAPEQRYAQDNALDSFRTTVARLHDAGIEVMLDVVYNHTAEGNHLGPTLCYRGIDNASYYWLNRENPRYYDDFTGCGSSVNLTHPRVLQMVMDSLRYWVEVCHVDGFRFDLATTLARGPNGFDRGISFLTAIRQDPVLATVKLVAEPWDLGLGGYQVGAFPSQWSEWNDRYRSAMRRYWSGEGSLIGDISSRMTASSDLFNHDGRRPRASINHITVHDGFTLADLFSYNEKHNEANGEDNRDGSNDNHSNNCGVEGPTDDPNILALRRQLRKNALACLMLAQGVPLILAGDEVGNTQSGNNNAYCQDNEVGWVGWDNLGKDDDDMVDFVAGLTDIRHRFSQLRSHRWLDGRPKDGISYGALWLTPEGNEMTESDWTFPDGRFLSYVMGPMEPGRAAIFIVLNAAPEEIAFKLPKMTEYKSWQQILNTTDAKLNSIDFLPGSDSKAPPRSVLAFAGAL
- the glgB gene encoding 1,4-alpha-glucan branching protein GlgB, giving the protein MPKLPAEAYAIIEGRHSDPFHYLGMHPEGGRSVVRAFLPEASNVEAVGEHGEVARLDRVHASGLFIGALPNGSRHYQLRAKFGDNVVEFEDAYRFPPILTDFDLYLLGEGTHQRLYDKLGAHPMRLEGIDGIGFVVLAPNARRVSVVGDFNFWDGRRHPMRVRGAGYWELFIPNAKAGDHYKFEIIGPHGHLLPLKSDPMAFASEVRPKTASIVFDEAHLPRPRPAPDGINALSAPMSIYEVHLGSWRRKDGNEWLTYRELAEQLPAYARDMGFTHLEFLPVSEHPFDGSWGYQPTGLYAPTSRFGGPEDFAALVDACHREGIGVLLDWVPGHFPDDPHGLGSFDGTALYEHANPLQGRHLDWGTLIYNYGRTEVTNFLVSNALFWLERYAIDGLRVDAVASMLYLDYSRPPGAWVPNQYGGRENIEAINFLRRFNTELFARFPQATTAAEESTAWPQVSRPVEFGGLGFGYKWNMGWMHDTLNYISKDPIHRKYHHGEILFGLHYAFSENFILPLSHDEVVHGKRSIFGRMPGDEWQRFANLRAYYSFMFGHPGKKLLFMGGEIAQSREWNHDQSLDWHLLEYKYHSGVQALVRDLNRLYRAVPALHQMDCDQAGFEWLITDDANRNVFAWLRKGFDEHARCLVVINFSPNVYRNYRVRVPFAGKWKEVFNSDSAHYGGTNVGNIGEVQTVDGKAPELRLTIPPLAAIFLVPES